The sequence CCCTCGAGGTAGTTGTCGACGTAGACCTTCCAGTTGCAGGCGACGACGTAGTCCCGCCGCTCTACGACCCGCATGCGCTCGAGGGGGAGGGCGGAGGCCCGGGAGAAGACCTCCGGCATCCATTCCTCCAGAGAGGGCGCCTGCTCGTCCAGATTGACGAACACGAAAGGGCCCCAGGTCTCCACCCGGGCCTCGGGAAGCCGGACCGATGTCCGGTCGAACCCCTCCACCGCTTCGAACTCCGGGGTGGCGAGCAGCCTCCCGTCCAGGCCGTACGTCCAGCCGTGGTAACCACACTGGAACGACGGACGATTGCCGACTCCACGGGCGACGGGGCCCGCTCGGTGGCGGCAGACGGCGGAAAGGGCGCGCAGCCGGCGCTCCGTTTCCCGGACCACGATCAGGGGCTCGCCCGCGACCTCGAGCGTGAAATAGTCTCCAGGCTTCTCGACCTGGGAGGCCCGGCCCGCCAGCTGCCAGGTGCGGGCGAAGAGGGCTTCATTCTCGCGCTGGAGCGCGGCGGGGTCGGTGTACCAGCGCGCGGGGAGGGTGGACGCCCGAGAGAGGCACTCGTCGATCTCGGGCGTTTCGGGATTCATGATCGACCCATTCTATCCGAGCCCGCCCGCCCCCTCCTCGAAGGCGTGGACGGCGTCCGCGTCCCCCAGCGCGCCCACTTCCACGCGGTAACGCACCTCTTCCCCGGGGGAGAGCAGGCGAAGGCGGCCATCCTCCCGGAGCTGTCGGCGCGTGGTCTCGGGATGAGTGGCCGGCTCCAGCGCGCAGACGTAGTCGCCCGCGCCCATCATCTTCCATTGGGCGAGGCAGGGCAGCTCCGCCGCCCGGTAGCGCAGATAGGCGCCGAATCCGAGGGCCCGGTTCACGATGGCCGCCTGGGCCAGGCCGTCCGCCCCCACCCGCGGGCGGTGGAAGAAGACCTCCTCGGCACGACCGGGGTCCGGCGGCTCGAAGCGCCCGTGTCGGGCCAGGCCCCGGGCGGCGGCCTCGTCGCGGGGGGCCGCGGATGCGTCGCTGACGACGAGCTCGGACTCCGGGCTCACGACCGGGAAGCCAAAGTTGCAGTGATAGAGGATCATGTGGGGGGCGGGGCGGAAGCCGTCGTTTCGCACCCGGTCCTCGATGGTGAAGTGGTCCGCGCCCAGGCGGGTGGTGACCGTGCGGGTGAGGAGCAGGTTCTCGCCCAGGGGGGCGGTCTCACGGGCCTCTCCCGCGATCTCCAGGACGAACTCCCCCTCCCGCCACTCTTCGGTGACCCGGACCCTCTCCGCGGGCGTGTGCGCGATGCGGCCGTGGAGGCCCCAGGCGGCGTTTCCATCCTCCTCGGGCGGGCCGAAGTGGGAGAGACCGCAGGTCGTGACCAGACCGCCCCCGAAAGTGCGCAGCCACCCCCGTCCTCGGGGGTCGTACTGGGCGGGCGTGCCCAGGGCGTCGTGGATCCAGGCCAGCGGCCGTCCTCGGTGTTCGGCGGCCCCGATGTCGAGGGCGCGATCAAGCAGAACCTGGAAGCGAAGGCCGCTGCCCGTCCAAACCTCCGCCACCCGCAGGCCGCGCGCCTTGCCCTCCGCCAGGACGACGGTGCGGACGCCGGCCAGCTGGGAGAGGGTGCCCGTCAGGGCGCGGAGCTCCTCAGGCGTGTAGTCGCGGCCAAGGATCCGGGGCATGGCGGCGCCGGCCTAGTCGGGGGCGCGTTCCCAGACGCGCAAGCCTTCGTGGCTCAGCTGGATGGGGATGCGGCGGAAGAGGGGGTTATCGGCTTCGATAGCCTGCATCATGGCCCGCTTCTCGTGGGCACGCGGGCTCGCGAGGAGGGTGAGCGATCCTCCCTCCCCTCCCGCGCCGTTCACCTTCCAGCCGCGGGCACCGTGCGCTCGGGCGATGGCGATGACCCGCTGGGCGTCGGGACCCACGAGATCGGGGCAGAGACGGGCCTGGGCGTCCGTGTTCTCGATCATGGCCCGGCCGAGCGCCTCCAGGTCACCCGCCGCGACCGCGTCCCGCGAAAGGTCGGCCGTCCGACGGAGGTCGTTGAGCCGGCGACACTCGGGTCCCGCCTCCTCCAGCTCCCGGATGACCCGCTCGTGGGCCTCCGACGAGTCATGCGAGCGTCCGAGGTAGACCAGGGCTAGACGTCGCTCCAGGTCCCAAGCCGTGGACTCGTCCACCTCCAGGCGGGTGACGGAGGCTTGCGGGTACTGTGTCATCTCGATATAGCTGATGCCGCCGTGGGCCGAGCAGAGCTGGTCTTGGATTCCGCACTGCCGACCAAGCATGTCCACCTCGATGGAGTGCGCGGCGTAGGCGGCCTGGTGGTGGTCCAGGTGACCGCCGTTCAGGCGGTCCAGAGCGCCCACGAGGGCCACGGCCACGGCGGCCGAGGTTCCGGTGG is a genomic window of Vicinamibacteria bacterium containing:
- a CDS encoding SRPBCC family protein; protein product: MNPETPEIDECLSRASTLPARWYTDPAALQRENEALFARTWQLAGRASQVEKPGDYFTLEVAGEPLIVVRETERRLRALSAVCRHRAGPVARGVGNRPSFQCGYHGWTYGLDGRLLATPEFEAVEGFDRTSVRLPEARVETWGPFVFVNLDEQAPSLEEWMPEVFSRASALPLERMRVVERRDYVVACNWKVYVDNYLEGYHIPVVHPALFRELDYTSYRTEIFKHVSLQLSPLRRGGENRHYTAPEEQAGEALYFWIFPNLTLNLYPDNVSTNLIVPLGPEKTLTIFEWFLKDPGRAADGEASRKAVDFSDAIQREDIAICEAVQKGLRSRTYNRGRFSVRRENGVHHFHRLLARFLSPRA
- a CDS encoding aldose 1-epimerase family protein, with product MPRILGRDYTPEELRALTGTLSQLAGVRTVVLAEGKARGLRVAEVWTGSGLRFQVLLDRALDIGAAEHRGRPLAWIHDALGTPAQYDPRGRGWLRTFGGGLVTTCGLSHFGPPEEDGNAAWGLHGRIAHTPAERVRVTEEWREGEFVLEIAGEARETAPLGENLLLTRTVTTRLGADHFTIEDRVRNDGFRPAPHMILYHCNFGFPVVSPESELVVSDASAAPRDEAAARGLARHGRFEPPDPGRAEEVFFHRPRVGADGLAQAAIVNRALGFGAYLRYRAAELPCLAQWKMMGAGDYVCALEPATHPETTRRQLREDGRLRLLSPGEEVRYRVEVGALGDADAVHAFEEGAGGLG
- a CDS encoding GHMP kinase, which produces MRAALPRVINAVAPIRICDNGGWTDTWFARHGRVFNIAVSPLAEVQIEARERAAGEPAVVIHAENFGHRYAPSPDREGWDRHPLLEAAVRRAALARDRAVQITIFSEAPPGASTGTSAAVAVALVGALDRLNGGHLDHHQAAYAAHSIEVDMLGRQCGIQDQLCSAHGGISYIEMTQYPQASVTRLEVDESTAWDLERRLALVYLGRSHDSSEAHERVIRELEEAGPECRRLNDLRRTADLSRDAVAAGDLEALGRAMIENTDAQARLCPDLVGPDAQRVIAIARAHGARGWKVNGAGGEGGSLTLLASPRAHEKRAMMQAIEADNPLFRRIPIQLSHEGLRVWERAPD